The following are from one region of the Hymenobacter radiodurans genome:
- a CDS encoding PhoH family protein — protein sequence MVEKIITLENVSLVEFLGPDNQNIRQLAAAFPGSKIISRGNEIKIQGQTPVIARINEILSSLIEHYHQYGAITDRNVTEYIAAADDEQQERIIATASVADVIVFGAKGGVIKAKTPNQQKLVDTVMKHDLTFALGPAGTGKTYVSVALAVRALKNKEVKKIIISRPVVEAGESLGFLPGDMKEKVDPYLRPIYDALEDMIPAEKLKFYQENKIIEIAPLAYMRGRTLNNAFVLLDEAQNTTPSQLKMFLTRMGPTAKVMVNGDRSQIDLPTKQKSGLLQALDILRDVRGIGFVEMTAEDVVRHRLVKEIVYAYDRYDIQTQRDQATRPARDLYRPHPDSRPESDFPPINNASLPVNHEQQM from the coding sequence TTGGTCGAGAAAATCATCACCCTCGAAAATGTCTCCCTCGTCGAGTTCCTCGGACCCGACAACCAGAACATACGCCAGCTGGCGGCCGCTTTTCCCGGCAGCAAAATCATCAGCCGCGGTAACGAAATAAAAATCCAGGGCCAGACGCCTGTCATTGCCCGCATTAACGAAATTTTGTCATCGCTCATTGAGCACTACCACCAGTACGGCGCCATCACCGACCGCAACGTGACCGAGTACATTGCTGCCGCCGATGATGAGCAGCAAGAGCGCATTATCGCTACAGCCTCCGTAGCCGATGTAATTGTGTTCGGGGCCAAAGGTGGCGTTATCAAGGCCAAAACTCCCAACCAGCAGAAGCTGGTGGATACGGTCATGAAGCACGATTTGACCTTTGCGCTAGGGCCGGCTGGTACGGGCAAAACCTACGTGTCGGTGGCGCTGGCCGTTCGGGCGCTCAAGAACAAAGAGGTCAAGAAAATCATCATCTCGCGGCCCGTAGTAGAGGCCGGCGAAAGTCTGGGCTTCTTGCCCGGCGATATGAAGGAGAAGGTTGATCCGTATCTGCGCCCAATTTATGACGCCTTGGAGGACATGATTCCGGCTGAAAAGTTGAAGTTCTACCAGGAAAATAAGATCATCGAAATTGCTCCCTTAGCCTACATGCGCGGCCGAACGCTGAACAATGCGTTTGTGCTGCTGGATGAAGCCCAGAATACGACGCCTTCTCAGCTCAAGATGTTCTTGACCCGGATGGGCCCGACCGCGAAGGTGATGGTAAACGGCGACCGTAGTCAGATTGACTTGCCCACCAAGCAGAAATCAGGTTTGCTACAAGCACTTGATATTCTGCGCGATGTGCGCGGTATTGGCTTCGTGGAAATGACCGCGGAGGACGTAGTGCGTCACCGCCTAGTGAAGGAAATAGTGTATGCCTACGACCGCTACGATATACAGACGCAGCGCGACCAGGCTACCCGCCCCGCCCGCGACCTCTACCGCCCGCACCCGGATTCGCGGCCTGAGTCAGATTTTCCGCCTATCAATAATGCGAGCCTGCCCGTCAACCACGAGCAGCAGATGTAG
- a CDS encoding SAM hydrolase/SAM-dependent halogenase family protein has translation MGLITFLSDFGYRDHYVAAVKARLLQLAPTQPVMDISHAIEPFNIAHALHVLNAVFRDFPRGTVHLLGINDYGGALGRWHAVQFEGHYFLAADNGLLTLLTDGRPADVVRLPAQDTPSPTRDILAPAAVHLAQGGSLEDLGPLTTELYQLLNRQLRIQDHRITGHVVHVDHYGNLITNITRTAIEAVGHGRACAVHFARETVREIAPHFQATAPGEAVCIYNSQEVLCIGINQGNAAELLGLYFDSQVDVRFTLDSN, from the coding sequence ATGGGGTTGATTACGTTTCTGTCCGATTTTGGCTACCGCGACCATTACGTAGCCGCCGTGAAGGCGCGCCTACTGCAATTGGCCCCTACGCAGCCCGTAATGGACATTTCACATGCTATTGAACCCTTTAACATCGCGCACGCCCTACACGTTCTAAATGCGGTATTTCGTGATTTTCCGCGAGGCACAGTGCACTTGCTAGGTATCAATGATTACGGTGGAGCGCTGGGGCGGTGGCATGCCGTACAGTTTGAAGGTCATTATTTTCTGGCCGCCGATAACGGCCTGCTTACTCTGCTCACCGATGGCCGCCCGGCCGATGTCGTGCGCCTGCCCGCCCAGGATACGCCCTCTCCTACCCGCGATATTCTAGCGCCGGCCGCCGTTCATCTAGCCCAGGGCGGTTCACTCGAAGATCTTGGCCCTCTTACTACAGAGCTATATCAGCTGCTCAATCGTCAGCTGCGCATCCAGGATCACCGCATCACGGGCCACGTGGTGCATGTGGATCATTACGGCAACCTCATTACCAACATCACCCGCACCGCCATTGAAGCAGTAGGCCACGGCCGCGCCTGCGCCGTACATTTTGCTCGCGAAACCGTGCGCGAAATTGCCCCCCACTTTCAAGCTACCGCGCCTGGCGAAGCGGTGTGCATTTATAACAGCCAAGAAGTACTTTGCATTGGCATTAACCAAGGTAATGCAGCCGAATTGCTGGGACTCTATTTCGATTCGCAGGTAGATGTACGCTTTACACTTGACTCAAATTAA
- a CDS encoding YgjP-like metallopeptidase domain-containing protein, producing the protein MAHIHIDGLQIEVVRKNIRTLRLTVYAPDGKVRVAAPLRMAASTIEEFVIARRVWILKHQAKFAARERPVALAYVSGEAHFFQGKAYQLQVLEAKGGHAWPFGMSSFWSYPYHKTLLRSSAKAC; encoded by the coding sequence ATGGCACATATACACATCGATGGCCTACAAATAGAAGTAGTGCGCAAAAACATTCGCACACTACGCCTGACGGTATATGCCCCCGATGGCAAAGTACGCGTGGCAGCTCCATTGCGCATGGCTGCCAGTACCATCGAAGAATTTGTAATAGCCCGGCGAGTCTGGATTCTGAAGCACCAGGCAAAATTTGCGGCGCGTGAGCGGCCCGTGGCGCTTGCCTACGTATCGGGCGAGGCGCATTTTTTTCAAGGCAAGGCCTATCAACTGCAAGTACTCGAAGCGAAGGGCGGCCACGCGTGGCCATTCGGGATGAGCAGTTTCTGGAGTTATCCATACCACAAGACGCTTCTAAGGAGCAGCGCGAAAGCGTGCTAA
- a CDS encoding ComEC/Rec2 family competence protein, translating to MKSQLKWAPLAFVRLVVALAAGILTYLYVGQTLPELLPWLLGGFFLIVIGQWLAARRGSAGANDAVGMLSLAVVFLAGLTSAQLATESRRASHLSQLHGPVEFFRAVVDENPVVRPATYATTLRLSAVRVTGRWQTAIGGIRVSVPREEGVAAPRYGEVWLVRGQPAPAKAPLNPGEFDYRRYLGYHQIYHQQFIHPDQYRQIDFLPPSYLRAVSLRVAQVLDGVFRRYITAKREYALASALVLGLKDDIDSETKQAYANTGTTHIMAVSGLQVGLLFGLITWALRRLFGGTPGFRYWSAGVGLLVIWSYAFITGCSASVLRAAVMFSFIIVARVSERQSTMYNTLAVAAFVLLCYDPYLLADVGFQLSFLAVLSIVYLQPRIAGWIDFQEWAARRQRPWQPYLVRRLWQTSGWAADWIWQATALTLAAQVATFPLGLYYFHQFPLSFLLSNLVAVPLSSGALYVGLGLLAITGITHGVSALVPAFASGLDVVPRVVAVLLENIIWAFNEYIFWIGRQMPHALISGVQLTAPQTWLLFAVIILVLLFLAVKRLAWLSLACALLGVFAGSRVWAAHRISTDEELIIYSIPRRSVCGFWQGASADIVTVDSLPLSETERTYRIMPGAIQRGARRVSYHRGWQAANVPATLQADDGLVLVVWRGLRLAFVTGHLSSARQPWPVDVVVLRQNARMRPDELAAVFGKKPPIVFDSSCRSWYVARQDSVLREAGFRTHDVTAQGAFRQQPRQ from the coding sequence ATGAAGAGTCAGCTTAAGTGGGCTCCTTTGGCTTTTGTGCGGCTGGTTGTTGCGTTAGCGGCGGGCATTCTGACTTATTTGTATGTCGGCCAAACGCTGCCTGAACTGCTGCCCTGGCTTCTGGGGGGCTTTTTTCTAATCGTTATTGGGCAATGGTTGGCTGCACGACGTGGTTCAGCCGGAGCAAACGATGCGGTGGGTATGCTGTCGTTGGCTGTCGTGTTTCTGGCGGGGCTTACTAGCGCTCAGCTGGCTACGGAGTCGCGGAGGGCCAGCCATTTAAGTCAGCTGCATGGCCCCGTAGAATTTTTTCGGGCAGTAGTTGATGAGAACCCCGTGGTGCGGCCCGCTACGTACGCTACTACATTGCGCCTGTCGGCGGTACGCGTAACGGGGCGCTGGCAAACGGCGATAGGCGGCATTCGTGTTTCGGTACCGCGCGAAGAAGGCGTAGCTGCGCCGCGCTACGGGGAAGTGTGGTTGGTGCGAGGGCAGCCCGCGCCCGCCAAAGCACCCCTCAATCCCGGCGAGTTCGATTATCGGCGCTATCTGGGTTACCATCAAATCTATCATCAGCAGTTTATCCATCCCGACCAATACCGTCAAATCGACTTTTTGCCCCCCAGCTATCTGCGCGCTGTTAGTTTGCGGGTGGCGCAGGTACTCGATGGTGTATTTAGGCGCTATATCACGGCCAAGCGCGAATATGCGCTGGCCTCGGCGCTGGTCTTGGGCCTAAAGGATGATATTGACTCGGAAACCAAGCAGGCCTACGCCAACACCGGTACTACGCACATTATGGCCGTGTCGGGCTTGCAGGTGGGCTTGCTGTTTGGATTGATTACCTGGGCGTTACGCCGGTTGTTTGGGGGCACTCCTGGGTTTCGGTATTGGTCGGCAGGCGTGGGGCTGCTGGTTATCTGGAGCTACGCGTTTATCACGGGATGCTCGGCCTCGGTGCTGCGGGCGGCTGTGATGTTTAGCTTCATCATAGTAGCGCGAGTTTCAGAGCGACAAAGCACGATGTATAATACGTTGGCGGTGGCCGCTTTTGTACTGCTCTGCTACGATCCTTACTTGCTGGCTGATGTTGGCTTTCAACTCTCCTTTTTGGCCGTGCTCAGCATTGTATATCTACAGCCGCGCATTGCTGGCTGGATAGACTTTCAGGAGTGGGCCGCCCGCCGGCAGCGCCCCTGGCAGCCTTACTTAGTTCGCCGGTTGTGGCAAACTAGCGGCTGGGCAGCCGACTGGATATGGCAGGCAACCGCCCTGACCTTAGCGGCGCAGGTAGCGACGTTTCCTTTGGGGCTGTATTATTTCCACCAGTTTCCGCTCAGCTTCCTGCTGTCCAATCTGGTGGCCGTGCCGCTGTCGTCGGGGGCGCTGTATGTGGGCCTGGGGTTGCTGGCTATTACTGGCATTACACATGGTGTTAGCGCACTGGTGCCGGCTTTTGCTTCGGGGCTTGATGTAGTGCCGCGTGTGGTCGCAGTTCTGCTAGAAAATATCATCTGGGCTTTCAACGAATATATCTTCTGGATTGGGCGTCAGATGCCGCATGCCCTTATTAGCGGCGTTCAATTAACGGCGCCCCAAACCTGGCTATTGTTTGCAGTTATTATTTTGGTGCTCCTGTTTTTGGCCGTCAAACGCCTTGCTTGGCTGAGCTTGGCCTGCGCGTTGCTGGGTGTGTTTGCTGGTAGCCGCGTGTGGGCAGCACACCGCATAAGTACGGATGAGGAGCTGATAATCTACAGCATTCCGCGTCGCTCGGTGTGTGGCTTCTGGCAAGGAGCGTCCGCTGACATTGTAACCGTCGATTCGCTACCGCTTTCGGAAACCGAGCGAACCTACCGAATTATGCCTGGCGCTATTCAACGAGGTGCGCGTCGTGTAAGCTATCATCGGGGCTGGCAGGCAGCGAACGTGCCGGCTACTTTGCAGGCCGATGATGGCCTAGTGCTAGTAGTATGGCGTGGCCTGCGGCTGGCTTTCGTGACAGGACATCTTAGCTCCGCTCGCCAACCCTGGCCGGTAGACGTAGTAGTCCTGCGCCAAAATGCCCGCATGCGGCCGGACGAGCTGGCGGCTGTATTCGGAAAAAAGCCCCCCATCGTCTTCGATTCTTCGTGCCGGAGCTGGTATGTGGCCCGCCAGGATTCGGTGCTGCGCGAGGCAGGTTTCCGCACGCATGATGTAACTGCGCAGGGAGCTTTTCGACAGCAGCCGAGGCAGTAA
- a CDS encoding enoyl-CoA hydratase/isomerase family protein, translating into MENTPTEDLQALRYIRYECQEAIGYITLNRPEKRNALNSDMVSELKLAFEYAEDDETCKVVVLRATGDAFCAGADLAYIQDLQGFSYTDNLSDSTHLMQLFHQIYTLKKVVVAQVQGHALAGGCGLASICDFAFAVPEAKFGYTEVKIGFLPAIVSVFLLRKIGEARTKHLLLTGDVISAQAAVDFGLINFLAPKEELADKVRTFARRLCVENSRQSMEMTKEMLARIPEMPLEDSLRYAAQMNAEARGSNDCRRGIAAFLSKEKITWEDADANVRS; encoded by the coding sequence ATGGAAAACACACCAACCGAGGACCTGCAAGCCCTGCGCTACATTCGTTATGAGTGCCAGGAAGCCATAGGATATATCACGCTCAACCGCCCTGAAAAGCGCAATGCCCTCAACTCTGATATGGTATCGGAGCTGAAGCTGGCCTTTGAATACGCCGAAGACGACGAGACCTGCAAAGTGGTGGTGCTGCGTGCCACCGGTGACGCGTTCTGTGCCGGCGCCGACCTAGCATATATTCAGGATCTTCAGGGGTTCAGCTATACCGATAACCTGTCGGACTCCACGCACCTAATGCAGCTTTTCCATCAGATTTATACCCTGAAAAAGGTCGTTGTTGCTCAGGTGCAGGGACATGCCTTAGCCGGTGGCTGCGGCCTGGCCAGCATCTGCGACTTTGCATTTGCGGTGCCCGAAGCCAAGTTTGGCTATACTGAGGTCAAAATAGGGTTCCTGCCCGCCATTGTGAGCGTGTTCTTGCTTCGTAAAATCGGCGAGGCCCGTACCAAGCATCTGCTGCTCACCGGCGACGTTATTTCGGCCCAGGCGGCGGTTGATTTTGGCCTGATCAATTTTCTGGCTCCCAAAGAAGAGTTGGCCGACAAGGTGCGCACGTTTGCGCGCCGACTTTGTGTCGAAAACTCAAGGCAGAGTATGGAAATGACGAAGGAGATGCTGGCCCGCATCCCTGAAATGCCCCTGGAGGATAGTTTGCGCTATGCTGCGCAGATGAATGCCGAGGCTCGCGGCTCCAACGACTGCCGCCGGGGTATTGCTGCCTTTTTGAGTAAGGAGAAAATAACCTGGGAAGATGCAGATGCTAATGTGAGAAGTTGA
- the hscB gene encoding Fe-S protein assembly co-chaperone HscB, with product MTDYFKFYDLPESFQLDEATLKQKYYAFSREFHPDFHATAPAERQQEILHLATQNTNAYRTLSDPDQRMAYILGRHNLLEEGKQEIPSDFLMEVMELNEQLMELEMEPDPNVVASVENEVNAIAATLDAGIEPVLIGYPGLPPDVRPQALQQVRTYYLKRRYLLRIRESLAKFATRS from the coding sequence ATGACTGATTACTTTAAATTCTACGACTTACCCGAATCCTTTCAGCTGGATGAAGCTACTTTAAAACAGAAGTATTACGCCTTCAGCCGCGAGTTTCACCCCGATTTTCACGCTACTGCACCAGCGGAGCGTCAGCAGGAAATTCTGCATCTGGCCACTCAAAACACCAACGCCTACCGCACTCTCTCCGACCCCGATCAGCGCATGGCCTACATTCTTGGCCGCCATAATCTGCTGGAAGAAGGCAAACAGGAAATTCCTTCCGATTTTTTAATGGAGGTAATGGAGCTGAACGAACAGCTGATGGAGCTAGAGATGGAGCCCGATCCCAATGTGGTGGCGAGTGTTGAGAATGAGGTGAATGCCATAGCCGCAACCCTCGACGCGGGCATCGAGCCAGTACTCATTGGCTACCCCGGTTTGCCCCCCGATGTACGTCCCCAAGCCCTACAACAAGTGCGCACCTATTATTTGAAACGCCGATACTTGTTGCGTATTCGCGAAAGTCTAGCTAAGTTTGCCACCCGTTCCTGA
- a CDS encoding sterol desaturase family protein — MTLLAAAAVTTATFLGMEFVAWFMHKYVLHGALWFLHRSHHVRHPHRFERNDFFFLFYGSLSMGFIMYSSETKDWPFWVGVGIAAYGTVYFFVHDVLIHGRLRFWRKSRSKYLRALNMAHKMHHKTSARDGSEEFGMLWVSPKYFALARRKKINN, encoded by the coding sequence ATGACACTACTGGCAGCCGCTGCCGTAACGACGGCCACCTTTCTGGGAATGGAATTCGTTGCTTGGTTTATGCACAAGTACGTGCTTCATGGCGCACTATGGTTTTTGCATCGTTCGCACCATGTGCGCCATCCGCACCGCTTTGAGCGCAACGACTTCTTCTTTCTGTTTTACGGCTCCCTGTCAATGGGATTTATAATGTACAGTTCGGAAACGAAGGATTGGCCCTTTTGGGTAGGAGTAGGTATAGCGGCCTACGGTACCGTTTATTTTTTCGTGCACGATGTCCTGATTCATGGTCGTCTGCGGTTTTGGCGCAAATCGCGCAGCAAATATCTGCGTGCCCTCAATATGGCCCATAAGATGCATCACAAAACCAGCGCCCGCGACGGCTCCGAGGAGTTTGGGATGTTATGGGTATCACCAAAGTATTTTGCATTGGCCCGCCGCAAAAAAATTAATAATTAA
- a CDS encoding putative quinol monooxygenase, whose translation MTFASENIPAFLQLFRATETRIRQMPGCQHLELWQDANTPHIYCTYSHWESEEALNVYRKSALFGEVWPATKALFAAPAQAFSVHPVAP comes from the coding sequence ATGACGTTTGCGTCAGAAAACATCCCTGCCTTTTTACAGCTTTTTCGGGCCACCGAAACTCGAATTCGCCAGATGCCGGGTTGTCAACATTTAGAGCTGTGGCAAGATGCTAATACGCCTCATATCTATTGCACCTATAGCCATTGGGAATCAGAGGAGGCGCTCAACGTTTATCGTAAGTCAGCGCTATTTGGCGAAGTTTGGCCAGCTACTAAGGCCTTGTTTGCAGCCCCAGCACAAGCCTTCTCCGTACATCCTGTTGCCCCATAG
- a CDS encoding aminopeptidase, with product MKNRYLQTSGLLGLLLLASPVFGQNYEQIAKQIVNTSAGVKPGELVMITGGKHTLPLMEAIAVEVARAGGQPNMLLNTDKVARATSVEMPESAIQASKSSNWLLGADVLISLPGVEDTKAVLAGTTPERQAKFSKVAAEAGVNQKLDATKLRGVSVTFPSKSFAANQQMDYASYEQMVWAGIGTDYAAISVQAQQIKQLLATGKKVHITSPSGTDLTFQLAARPMFVDDGVLTAADQQEKMILNRTVALPGGRIYGTCQETSGTGRLVASPSTWNGKPFQGFKAEFKGGQMTNAKAEVGDEDFQKWLALNDASLMKLGYFSIGLNPAMKVQEQKGYTPATAAGMVLVGAGGNELQGGQNKGGTGINLAIANATVEVDGQVIVRNGQLVSPTTAKAASGGKKMQK from the coding sequence ATGAAAAATCGTTACCTCCAAACCAGTGGGCTACTCGGCCTGCTATTGCTGGCTAGTCCTGTCTTCGGGCAAAACTATGAGCAGATCGCCAAGCAAATCGTCAACACCTCTGCTGGCGTCAAGCCTGGGGAGCTGGTAATGATTACGGGCGGTAAGCATACCCTGCCGCTGATGGAAGCTATTGCAGTGGAAGTAGCTCGTGCGGGGGGACAGCCGAATATGCTGCTGAATACGGACAAAGTAGCCCGTGCCACTAGCGTAGAAATGCCAGAATCAGCGATTCAAGCCTCGAAATCCAGTAACTGGCTATTAGGGGCTGATGTCCTCATCTCCCTACCTGGTGTAGAAGACACCAAAGCTGTACTCGCAGGTACAACGCCGGAACGCCAAGCCAAATTCAGTAAAGTGGCGGCCGAAGCCGGCGTAAACCAAAAGCTGGATGCCACCAAATTGCGGGGTGTCTCGGTAACCTTCCCTAGTAAGAGCTTTGCGGCGAATCAACAGATGGACTACGCGAGCTATGAACAGATGGTTTGGGCGGGTATTGGCACTGATTATGCGGCCATTTCAGTCCAAGCGCAACAAATCAAACAGTTGCTAGCGACAGGTAAAAAAGTCCATATTACCTCTCCCTCGGGCACAGACCTGACCTTTCAGCTTGCTGCTCGCCCGATGTTTGTTGACGATGGCGTGCTAACCGCCGCCGATCAGCAGGAAAAGATGATTCTGAACCGCACGGTGGCCCTGCCTGGGGGACGGATCTATGGTACCTGCCAGGAGACCTCCGGCACGGGCCGGTTAGTGGCCTCCCCCAGCACGTGGAATGGCAAACCGTTTCAAGGCTTCAAGGCTGAGTTTAAAGGTGGGCAGATGACGAACGCGAAGGCTGAAGTGGGGGACGAAGATTTTCAGAAGTGGTTGGCGCTGAATGATGCTAGCCTGATGAAGCTCGGCTATTTTTCAATCGGCTTGAACCCGGCCATGAAGGTGCAGGAGCAGAAAGGCTATACCCCGGCTACGGCTGCGGGTATGGTGCTAGTAGGTGCTGGAGGCAATGAACTGCAGGGCGGGCAAAACAAGGGTGGCACTGGCATTAATCTCGCCATCGCCAACGCGACAGTGGAAGTGGACGGCCAAGTAATTGTCCGCAACGGCCAACTCGTGTCGCCGACTACGGCCAAAGCCGCCTCCGGAGGCAAGAAAATGCAGAAGTAA
- a CDS encoding GNAT family N-acetyltransferase, protein MYLRLRSSSAQTAICSHQRKQLKTATHVITAERVTDLRDLDDAFTIRETVFVHEQGVPLNDEYDEHDRTDATHYLARSADGTPCGAARWRPTEKGVKLERFAVLADYRNQQVGAALLHRVLEDARAAYPEATLYLHAQLRAIPFYERHGFEKVGEQFTECDIEHYKMIWRGTPTA, encoded by the coding sequence GTGTACCTTCGCTTACGAAGCAGTAGTGCCCAAACTGCCATTTGCTCGCACCAGCGAAAACAGCTTAAAACCGCCACCCACGTGATTACCGCCGAAAGAGTTACTGACCTGCGCGACCTTGATGACGCCTTTACCATTCGCGAAACCGTGTTTGTACACGAGCAAGGCGTACCCCTGAACGACGAATATGACGAGCACGACCGCACCGACGCTACTCATTATTTAGCCCGCTCTGCCGACGGCACGCCCTGCGGCGCGGCCCGCTGGCGTCCCACTGAGAAAGGCGTGAAGTTGGAGCGGTTCGCCGTACTCGCTGACTACCGCAACCAGCAAGTAGGCGCCGCACTGCTGCACCGCGTGCTGGAAGATGCTCGCGCTGCCTACCCGGAGGCCACGCTGTATTTGCACGCTCAATTACGAGCTATTCCCTTTTATGAGCGCCACGGGTTTGAGAAAGTGGGCGAGCAGTTTACGGAATGTGATATTGAGCATTATAAGATGATTTGGCGCGGCACACCAACGGCATAG
- a CDS encoding M48 family metallopeptidase, producing the protein MAIRDEQFLELSIPQDASKEQRESVLTAWYRARLKEQLPALLAKWEPVVGKQATAWGVKQMKTRWGTCNIQAKRIWLNLELIKRPPLCLEYVVVHELVHLHERYHNARFWGFMDQFMPDWRTYKAELSQVTLGVAAGSDAD; encoded by the coding sequence GTGGCCATTCGGGATGAGCAGTTTCTGGAGTTATCCATACCACAAGACGCTTCTAAGGAGCAGCGCGAAAGCGTGCTAACAGCTTGGTATCGGGCGCGCTTGAAAGAGCAGTTGCCAGCGTTGCTTGCTAAGTGGGAGCCAGTTGTAGGAAAGCAAGCCACAGCTTGGGGTGTAAAGCAAATGAAAACGCGCTGGGGCACCTGTAATATTCAGGCAAAGCGCATCTGGCTCAATCTGGAGCTGATAAAACGCCCCCCACTCTGCTTGGAATACGTGGTAGTGCACGAGTTGGTGCACCTGCATGAGCGCTACCACAACGCCCGCTTTTGGGGATTTATGGACCAGTTTATGCCCGATTGGCGGACCTATAAGGCAGAGTTGAGCCAAGTAACGCTGGGCGTTGCAGCGGGTTCAGATGCGGATTAA